Part of the Candidatus Eisenbacteria bacterium genome, AAAGGGGTCGACTTCAGCGAGGAGAATGACGGCCGCAAGGAAGGGCGCCGACAGAAACCGGCCGCTCATGAAGTCTCCACCGATGCGGACCACGTAGAGTAGGTAAAGCAGTATCCCGGAGGCGATGGCAATCAAGCGCTGCCTCCGCGTTCCTCGCGAAGCGACAACGGACGCCATAGCCACCAGGATCACGACCATCGTGACTGGATCGTTCCGAAGCGAATTGAGGATGTAGTACAACCCGTGCCTGCTGTAGGTGATCGCATCGATCCCTGTGTTCAGCTTCGCGAATGCGCTGTTCGGGACCAAGGAACCATAGTAGAAGACAGCAAACCCCTCCCACAGAAGAAACGGAATGAAACCTCCAACGAGAGCTCCGAGCGCTCTGACACCTCCACACCCGAACGTCGCATACAGAAGGGCCGGAGCGAACAGCAGGATCGAGTCCATCCGATTGAGCGTAGCCAGCCCTGTGATCCCGGAGAGCAGAAAGACCCTCCCGAGACTTGCCGGCGCATCCTTGAGGAAGGCAATCAGGAACAGAGCGACCAGAAGGTGGGTCAGAGGGTTCTCGAGACCCGATGTCGAGTAGTCAACGAATGCTCGAGAGCTGACGAGCATCGCGGTTCCGAGCGCGAGCGCCGCCGCGCCTCCGGCGCGGGCCCGGAAGATGAAGAGACCGACTACGATGATGGAGACCGCAATCGAGAGAATGGCGCATGTATAGAACGCTTCGCGAGTGACGTAGTAGGGGATCGCGACCAAGAACAGCCAGAGGGGATGGGTGAAGGTCTGAACCCGCTCCACCACGTTCCATCGCAGCCCATATCCATGGACGAGGTTATCGATGGTTCTCAGAGTAATGAACGCATCGTCTGACACCCATGCCGTGCGGATGAAGATAGCCGTGGTTACGAGGAGGGCGATGACGCGCAGCGCCGCGATGCGCGTCTGTCGACTCAAGAAGGCGAGCATGGCCTCTCCCTGCCACGGCGGACGAGTCCGAGGACCCAATACCCGAGCAGAACAAGCAGTACTGGCGCCACCATGATCGCGGTCGAGGCCGCCTGGGATGCGGGAGAGAGATCCCGCCTCGCGATCAGGTAGGAGTAGCCTCCGAGGACCGCGGAGATCGACCATGTGCCGACAATGAGATCCTGGAGTTGCGCGCGCCTTCCGTAGAGGCGAGTGACGGCCAATAGGTAGACCAGAAGGGCACCGTGCCAGGGCTGCAGGAAGCTCTTCGCCAGGAGAAGATAGATCGCGTAGAGGAGCGGCGCAGCGGCGAGGATCGATCGCCCTCGCGCGATCGTCCATGCACAGACCGCGTAGGCCGCGAGGAAGACGATCCGGAGGGACCAGGCCGTGCCCGCCGCCGGCACGCCGCTGATGTAGCCGGCAAGTTGAGGGACCGAGCGCAGCGCCTTCGATGCTTCCTCGCGCAGGCCAGGCAGCGCATTCTGCGGCCCTCCGAAGAAGAGGTATCCCCCGAGTACGACGGTCACGGTGATGCCGGGCGAGGCGATCCATCGCAGCGACCACCGTTGGTCATGCGGGGAAGCCGCGGCGAGAATGGGCAAGAACAAGAGCGCCTCGATCTTGACAAGAGAGGCCAGGCCCAGGAGCAGCCAGGGCAGGATGCCACGGCCCCGGACGAAGGCAACGACGGCGAGAGCGCAGAGAATGCCCATCAAGCTGTCCGCATGGCCATTGCCGGCGAACTCCAGGATCAGTAGAGGGCTCCAGCCGACCGTGACCGCCGCTGCCGCCTTCCACGCCTCTCTGATGGAGGGCAGGCTGACCATGATCCAGACGAATGCCACACTGG contains:
- a CDS encoding tetratricopeptide repeat protein, with amino-acid sequence MDRLARHHRDRRTRGIPLLRRAAECAAWPARGSIEGAALGPSTCRLHQRRAGGGHGLVPPDRLPRGLRGLCMDDRARAIDPRRCAAPLRDLSSPGEELPAALARCPSGLPIGRHSPLRKARATPGSHCRHMVDLRGPRRLLLPDREAGSLSRIPGGLDRDHGGASTACSARVLGPRTRPPWQGEAMLAFLSRQTRIAALRVIALLVTTAIFIRTAWVSDDAFITLRTIDNLVHGYGLRWNVVERVQTFTHPLWLFLVAIPYYVTREAFYTCAILSIAVSIIVVGLFIFRARAGGAAALALGTAMLVSSRAFVDYSTSGLENPLTHLLVALFLIAFLKDAPASLGRVFLLSGITGLATLNRMDSILLFAPALLYATFGCGGVRALGALVGGFIPFLLWEGFAVFYYGSLVPNSAFAKLNTGIDAITYSRHGLYYILNSLRNDPVTMVVILVAMASVVASRGTRRQRLIAIASGILLYLLYVVRIGGDFMSGRFLSAPFLAAVILLAEVDPFPLRKLGRGILAAGVLISGLGLTPHPPIRSGRDFGGRMEGLVDRHGICDERRYYFAGSGMLNEAPAGEKPSGWGPSVVGGDARRNGTPLVVEEAVGAAGYLAGPRTHMLDYYALCDPLLSRIPSVLNDTRYEKWMLQMFGDRDPQGWRIGHHKRNVPSGYLATIMTGENRIQDRQLAAFYDRLRPVTQGPLWSIHRFAAAIQLSFGRWNGLLPRGRPEQDEPIDWMEVLAVDPNLPEALFRIGEELAEAGDLDEAGRRLEEAIRLDPRHARALLLMGRICQQTGDAQRANAYFDRVRATVPGLGGGSD